The genome window GGCGGCGAAGGCGCAGCGGTTGAATACGCCGTTCATGCTTTAGGTATCGAGCAAATTGTTGTCTGCGGTCATTCCCACTGCGGCGCAATGAAGGGACTGTTAAAATTGGACAAATTAGCTGAAGAAATGCCGCTAGTTTACGAATGGTTAAAGCACGCAGAAGCAACTCGGCGGCTGGTTAAAGATAACTACACAAACCTCGATGGGGAAGAACTTCTGGACGCCACCATTGCTGAGAACGTGCTAACCCAAATCGAAAATCTGCGGACTTATCCAGTAATTCGCTCCAAACTTCACCGAAAACAGCTATCTCTCCACGCTTGGGTCTATCAGATTGAAACAGGGCAGGTTTTGGAGTACGATCCTGTTCTTCACGAGTTCGCGGCACCCTACAGTGAACTTCCCTCGTATGATGATCAGCCTGTAGTATCTAATACTGAACGAATTCCATCCATGCGCTTATCTTCTGCGCAAGCAGAAAGAATTTACAGAGGTTCTGCCGCGCGATGAAGGTGGGGGTTATAAACCTTTTATCTGCTGGTATCTGCAATTTCAATTATTAGGAACCAGCAGCATTCTTTCCTCTATTTCTTCCCATGTTTTGGGTGACACTCGCACCGCTGCTTGTTTGCACTGAATTATGAGGTAATTGGCATAGAAATAATTGTCGAGCGCCTTGATTTCTTCCTCAGTTAAATTGACCATTTCTAAGTTGAGATTGAAAGCATTGAGCAAGGTTTGAAAGAGACGATACGCAAATTCCCCACGCACTTCCAAGGGTTGTTTATCGTCAGGAATTTTAGCTTTTAGTGCTTCCAGTCGGGCAACTAGCACAGCAAAATTTATATTGTTGAAGATTTTTAGTTTGTCAAGTTCACGGGCATTGTCAATAGCTTCGGCGATGGCGTCGGCGTCGGGGATGGCGATGGCGATGGCGATATCGGCGATGGCGATGGCGTAGGGATTGGCGTAGGCGTAGGCGATGGAGATGGCGTTGGGGTTGGCGATAGCGTTGGGGCTGGGGTTGGCGATGGCATTGGCATTGGCATTGGCGTAGGCGTAGGCGATGGCGTAGGCGTTGGCGATCGCCCTTTTACCTACAGGTTTAATATCGCTTTCCGAACCAGAGGTTGCCTGTTCCGCCCAGTGTAATAAAGCTTTTAGTTTAGGAGTATTGATGTACTTTTGCACCTCTTTTTCCATCCGCAACAATAAGTCATCGGCTCCACCACGCATCAACCCAGCTACGAGCAAAAATACCTCTTTCCAGCGTTTATCTGTGAGGTGTTCGGTAACTAATTTCTCGATTTGCCGATGATCGTCAATGTATTGGGCAGTTAAATATTCCTGTAGTGTCAGATGGGAGAACGAAAATATATCTTCCGCTCGTTCTACCAAGATACCTTGTTGGATGGCAATAGCATTCAGAACCGCCTCCCCGTCTAGATGCTGAGGCGCATTTAAGTTACTAGCCAAAAAGGTTTTGATTTGCTCAACAACCTCTCGCTGCGAGAAAAATAATCGATCTGCCTCAAAACCTTTGTAGGCAATCTCAGATAGAAGTATCTCTTCTAACTCTGTATGCAGTCCTTGATAAATTTCATCTCGCAGAATTCGCTTTTCTGACGCCCATTCCTCAAGCAATATTCGCAGTGCTTTCCGGTAGAGAACGCTGCGATTATCTGGAAAGCTTTGAGAACGGTCATATACCAGGCAGAGAAATGTCAACAATAAGGGAGTCTGAGCTAACTCTTTAGCTGCTTTATGTTCTGGTTTTTGCAATATTTCCCAGCATTTCTTAGCAGTTTTCGCCTGTTTATCTGCTTCTGACTGGAACCAGTTACCTATAAACTGCTCAATTTGAGTATCGTCAAAATCAGCCATTGCCACATCGCTAAACCGACGAAAAACACTGCGATAAGCAGCGGTGCGACAGGAGGCGATGAAACGATTTTTATCATATTGGTCAACAAAATTCTGAATTTGACCAATAGCCTCATTTAAGTTCTTGGTCGGTACTTCATCTAAACCATCCAGCAAAATTAGCAACTTGCCTTGCTCTAATAATTTCTTAGTAGATTTTTCAGGTGAAGGAAAACCACAAGTACGAAATTCATCACTGATGACTTTCTCAATATTGATATCACCTGTGTTAAATATTTTGAGTTCGATGAAAACCGGGATACAGGAGTGCTTAAATTTTCCCTTGTTGCCCTTCAGTGCTTCCAGTCCCATCCGCCGTAAAAATGTGGATTTTCCCGCTCCTGGCCCACCCAGTACCATGAGATATTGCTTTTCGTTAGCAACTTTCAGCCCTTCTTGCTTACGGGTATCTTTAGAGTGATAACTGCGTCTTTGAGCTTGGCGGTAAGCTTCTTCTAGGCTGTCAATTGATTCAAATCGACAAATATCTTGCTCATCTAAAAACTGAACGCCAGTATAGACTGACTCTAAGGCTACAGGTTCCCGCATTCCCAACACTTTCAGGATGCCGTGACGCTCAGTATAGTTCTTGACATATTGCCGTGATGCGTTAAAAATTAGCTGCTTTTTTCCCTCATCTAGGCTTCCGCCTATCAAACTGAGAAATTTACCCCCACCTTCCCAAACTGTTTTAATCACAACGCCAGCTAGACCTTTGATTGCTGCATCTGCAACTGCGGGTTCAAATCCTGTCATAAGGGTAGGGATGAGTTAGTTTTAGTTATTTCTACAACTTAGTCGCTGCTTTTTCCAGACGGCTATCCTAATGCAATACGTTTTGATGCCACACATTTGCTCCCCTCTAACGCTCCTTCAAAAGGGCGGAACTGGAAACGCTTGTGATGGAAGGTGGAATCAATCAAGTAGAACTGAATAGCCTTCTTTTGCAAGCTACCGTGTACACACAAGTCGGCAGACTCCCCAAACCCCTCTCCGATGCGGAGAGGGGCTTTGAAGATGGCTCCCCTTCCCTGGTAGGGAAGGAGCTGGGGGTTAGGTCTGGAGCGGTTTGAAAAGCCTTTCCTAAGAGGGGGTGGGACGAGCAAAAAGCTACCGACAAAACTATAGCGTTTCTCAGTTGGGTGAAATATATGGCGGTTATCAGGTTTCCGCCATACCTGCTTGGGTTCGGGCATGGCAATGCCATGCCCCTACAGATGTATCGCAATTTTCGATATTTTCTTCGATTCTATGAAAGCACCCTGCTCTAAATCTCTCTTGGAAAGAGGACTTTGAGGCTGTTTCAACCCTTTTAAAGGTGGATTTAGGGGGAACGCTGAGTGAGGAATATTACAGATAATACCTTTTCAAACATCCTCTAAGTAGCTCCTGAAAATCGGGTTTTATGACCCTCCAAAAGATTAATGTGTACTTTTGTAACGGTCTGCGTAATT of Funiculus sociatus GB2-C1 contains these proteins:
- a CDS encoding NACHT domain-containing protein, whose amino-acid sequence is MTGFEPAVADAAIKGLAGVVIKTVWEGGGKFLSLIGGSLDEGKKQLIFNASRQYVKNYTERHGILKVLGMREPVALESVYTGVQFLDEQDICRFESIDSLEEAYRQAQRRSYHSKDTRKQEGLKVANEKQYLMVLGGPGAGKSTFLRRMGLEALKGNKGKFKHSCIPVFIELKIFNTGDINIEKVISDEFRTCGFPSPEKSTKKLLEQGKLLILLDGLDEVPTKNLNEAIGQIQNFVDQYDKNRFIASCRTAAYRSVFRRFSDVAMADFDDTQIEQFIGNWFQSEADKQAKTAKKCWEILQKPEHKAAKELAQTPLLLTFLCLVYDRSQSFPDNRSVLYRKALRILLEEWASEKRILRDEIYQGLHTELEEILLSEIAYKGFEADRLFFSQREVVEQIKTFLASNLNAPQHLDGEAVLNAIAIQQGILVERAEDIFSFSHLTLQEYLTAQYIDDHRQIEKLVTEHLTDKRWKEVFLLVAGLMRGGADDLLLRMEKEVQKYINTPKLKALLHWAEQATSGSESDIKPVGKRAIANAYAIAYAYANANANAIANPSPNAIANPNAISIAYAYANPYAIAIADIAIAIAIPDADAIAEAIDNARELDKLKIFNNINFAVLVARLEALKAKIPDDKQPLEVRGEFAYRLFQTLLNAFNLNLEMVNLTEEEIKALDNYFYANYLIIQCKQAAVRVSPKTWEEIEERMLLVPNN
- a CDS encoding carbonic anhydrase; the protein is MKKLIKGLRQFQSGYFSTHHELFEQLAHGQKPRALFITCSDSRIDPNLITQAGVGELFIIRNAGNMIPPFGATNGGEGAAVEYAVHALGIEQIVVCGHSHCGAMKGLLKLDKLAEEMPLVYEWLKHAEATRRLVKDNYTNLDGEELLDATIAENVLTQIENLRTYPVIRSKLHRKQLSLHAWVYQIETGQVLEYDPVLHEFAAPYSELPSYDDQPVVSNTERIPSMRLSSAQAERIYRGSAAR